The following proteins come from a genomic window of Salvia hispanica cultivar TCC Black 2014 chromosome 4, UniMelb_Shisp_WGS_1.0, whole genome shotgun sequence:
- the LOC125223052 gene encoding DNA-directed RNA polymerase II subunit 4: MSAEEEENAAELKIPDEFLKAKCLMNCEVSLILEHKYEQLQQMADDPMNQMSQVFEKSLQYVKRFSRYKNPDAVRQVREILSRYQLAEFELCVLGNLCPETVEEAIAMVPSIKTRGRAHDDEAIEKMLNDLSLIKKFE; the protein is encoded by the exons ATGTCGGCCGAAGAAGAGGAGAACGCCGCTGAGCTCAAAATACCCGATG aaTTTTTGAAGGCCAAATGTCTTATGAATTGTGAAGTTTCCCTTATACTTGAACATAAATATGAGCAGCTTCAGCAGATGGCTGATGATCCAATGAATCAGATGTCTCA GGTGTTTGAGAAATCACTTCAATATGTGAAGCGTTTTAGCCGATACAAGAACCCTGATGCTGTCAGACAAGTTCGAGA AATTCTTAGCAGATATCAGCTTGCTGAGTTCGAG CTCTGTGTACTTGGGAACCTTTGTCCCGAAACAGTGGAAGAAGCTATAGCTATGGTTCCGTCCATCAAG ACCAGAGGAAGAGCACATGACGATGAGGCAATTGAGAAGATGCTGAACGATCTCTCCTTGATCAAAAAATTTGAGTAG
- the LOC125223053 gene encoding succinate dehydrogenase subunit 6, mitochondrial-like: MSEIEESRRSLWHSLKKSFHLDDYSKILNPDRPLSHRSSATVQQFITSDPVHGPALKAAEQAANFAYVGAAVGAITTGGNAWRWSKSPHGTVLSFAFGAVVGFTLGAEAANHWCQLYRLDTVAAQVKFNEWLQKRT, translated from the exons ATGAGCGAAATCGAGGAATCAAGAAGAAGCTTGTGGCATTCTCTGAAGAAGAGTTTTCATCTCGACGattattccaaaattttaaacccCGATAGACCTTTGTCCCATCGGAGTAGCGCCACTGTCCAGCAGTTCATCACATCTGATCCCGTCCACGGACCTGCG CTGAAGGCTGCAGAGCAAGCAGCTAACTTTGCTTATGTAGGTGCTGCTGTTGGAGCGATTACAACTGGTGGAAATGCTTGGAGGTGGTCAAAGAGTCCTCACG GTACTGTGTTGTCTTTTGCTTTTGGAGCAGTAGTCGGGTTCACCTTGGGAGCCGAGGCTGCTAACCACTGGTGCCAGTTATATAGGCTGGATACAGTAGCAGCGCAGGTTAAATTCAATGAGTGGTTGCAGAAGAGAACCTGA
- the LOC125217859 gene encoding protein STRICTOSIDINE SYNTHASE-LIKE 3-like translates to MTPARAFAGFFFLLALYCAVDPFRHSALSEFPDFESVTVEMPPWSSLPAEMDRENLLQKSEIRFLNEVQGPESIAFDPKGHGPYTGVADGRIIFWDGVNWIDFAYTSANWSSGVCNRKPSVLSYMKNEHICGRPLGLRFDNKSGDLYIADAYFGLMKVGPEGGLATSLTTEAEGVPLGFTNDLDIDDQGNVYFTDSSTKYKRRNFLQLIFSSEDSGRVLKYSPHTKQTTVLVRNIQFPNGISLSNDRSFFVFCECSIGRLIKYWLKGEKAGTWEPFAMLPGFPDNVRTNEKGEFWVAIHCRRSIYAHILGVYPKLRHVWLKLPISGKIHYLMHIGGRMHAAVVKYSEDGKVVQILEDRQGRVVRAISEVEEREGKLWMGSVLMSSIAVYDLE, encoded by the exons ATGACGCCTGCCAGAGCATTTGCCGGTTTCTTCTTCCTGCTGGCGCTCTACTGCGCCGTTGATCCGTTCCGCCACTCCGCTCTTTCCGAATTCCCCGATTTCGAGTCGGTTACAGTTGAGATGCCTCCGTGGTCCTCTCTCCCTGCCGAGATGGACCGCGAGAATCTTCTCCAGAAATCGGAAATTAGGTTTTTGAATGAGGTGCAGGGCCCCGAGAGCATTGCTTTCGACCCCAAGGGCCACGGCCCGTACACCGGTGTCGCTGATGGCAGGATCATTTTCTGGGATGGGGTCAACTGGATTGACTTTGCCTACACTTCCGCTAATTG GTCATCGGGCGTGTGCAATCGGAAGCCATCAGTGCTGAGTTACATGAAGAATGAGCACATTTGTGGCAGGCCTTTGGGGCTGAGATTTGACAACAAGAGTGGTGATTTGTACATTGCTGATGCATATTTCGGGTTGATGAAGGTTGGCCCTGAGGGTGGTTTGGCCACCTCTCTCACCACCGAGGCGGAAGGCGTTCCCCTGGGATTCACGAATGACTTAGACATTGACGATCAAGGGAACGTTTACTTTACTGATAGCAGCACCAAGTACAAAAGAAG GAACTTCCTCCAGTTGATTTTCTCTAGCGAGGATAGTGGAAGGGTGCTCAAGTACAGTCCACATACAAAACAAACCACTGTTCTTGTCCGGAACATACAGTTTCCAAACGGCATTTCCTTAAGCAACGATCGTTCATTCTTCGTGTTCTGTGAGTGTTCGATTGGGAG GTTGATCAAATACTGGTTGAAAGGCGAGAAGGCAGGGACATGGGAGCCCTTTGCCATGCTCCCGGGATTCCCAGACAATGTACGGACAAATGAGAAGGGGGAGTTTTGGGTAGCAATCCATTGTCGGAGAAGCATATACGCACACATCCTAGGTGTGTATCCAAAGCTCCGGCATGTCTGGTTGAAACTTCCGATATCTGGGAAGATCCATTACCTGATGCATATTGGAGGGCGAATGCATGCTGCGGTGGTGAAGTACAGCGAAGATGGTAAGGTTGTGCAGATTTTGGAGGATAGACAGGGAAGAGTAGTTAGAGCAATAAGTGAAGTGGAGGAGAGAGAAGGGAAgctttggatggggagtgtgTTGATGTCGTCTATTGCAGTTTATGATTTAGAGTAG